A stretch of the Fusarium musae strain F31 chromosome 2, whole genome shotgun sequence genome encodes the following:
- a CDS encoding hypothetical protein (EggNog:ENOG41~CAZy:GH16): protein MHSSILALGLAALFNGAFAQNNSYSQYSIKTTYDSSNFFEAFEFFNEKDPTNGFVDYVDADAANSEGLAGYVDGAVYMGVDYQTKNPSNGRRSVRVTSHDAFTHGLFIADIAHMPGSIPGVWPAYWMFGPNWPTSGEIDILEGVSTQTENKISLHTGPGCSITNDGTTQGTTLESENCDSAGASAGCGQNTSDNQNYGDGFNDIGGGVYATEWTSDHIAVWFFHRGRIPQDIQSGNPTPSSWGPPAAKFNGGQGCNIDDHFKENNIVFDTTFCGDWAGSPDVWGKNPETSSLGDCEDYVANNPADFKNAYWLVNSIKVYVQGGSYGGGGNGTTGGGNSGSGNSGSGNSGNGNSGNGNSGNGNSGNGNSGNGNSGNGNSGNGNSGNGNSGNGNSGNGNSGNGNSGNGNSGNGQSGNGDGQTNPPSSTQPGQDTQNGQQGQNGDGYSPDSQQGQGGGYSTGQSFDNGQYHGPGAYKTTKSQPSGTTSWDGNGWRVGSKRSVISKRYLA, encoded by the coding sequence ATGCACTCCTCGATCCTCGCGCTGGGCCTTGCGGCCTTGTTCAATGGTGCGTTTGCACAGAATAACTCCTACTCTCAGTACTCCATCAAGACCACATACGACTCTTCCAACTTTTTCGAAGCCTTTGAATTCTTCAACGAGAAGGATCCTACGAACGGCTTTGTTGACTACGTCGATGCCGACGCCGCCAACTCCGAGGGTTTGGCTGGCTATGTCGATGGCGCTGTCTACATGGGTGTAGACTACCAGACAAAGAACCCCTCCAACGGCCGAAGGTCTGTCCGTGTCACCTCTCACGACGCTTTCACTCACGGTCTCTTCATCGCCGATATTGCCCATATGCCTGGCAGCATCCCCGGTGTCTGGCCCGCATACTGGATGTTCGGCCCCAACTGGCCAACCTCTGGCGAGATTGATATCCTCGAGGGCGTCAGCACTCAGAccgagaacaagatcagTCTCCACACTGGGCCTGGCTGCAGCATCACCAATGATGGCACCACTCAGGGCACGACCCTCGAGTCCGAGAACTGCGATTCTGCTGGTGCCTCCGCCGGCTGTGGCCAGAACACCTCAGACAACCAGAACTacggcgatggcttcaatgACATCGGCGGCGGAGTCTACGCCACTGAGTGGACATCCGACCACATTGCTGTATGGTTCTTCCACCGTGGTCGCATCCCGCAAGATATCCAGTCCGGTAACCCCACCCCTTCATCTTGGGGTCCTCCCGCTGCCAAATTCAACGGCGGCCAAGGCTGCAACATCGACGATCACTTCAAGGAGAACAACATCGTCTTTGATACCACTTTCTGTGGTGACTGGGCTGGCTCTCCTGATGTCTGGGGCAAGAACCCAGAGACTTCGTCTTTGGGAGACTGCGAGGACTATGTTGCCAACAACCCTGCCGACTTCAAGAACGCCTACTGGCTCGTAAACAGTATCAAGGTTTACGTCCAGGGAGGCTCGtacggtggtggtggtaacGGAACCACCGGTGGTGGCAACTCTGGCAGCGGTAACAGCGGTAGTGGTAACAGTGGTAACGGTAACTCTGGCAACGGCAACTCAGGAAATGGAAATTCTGGTAATGGCAACTCTGGTAATGGCAACTCTGGTAATGGCAACTCTGGTAATGGCAACTCCGGTAACGGAAACTCGGGTAATGGAAACTCGGGTAATGGAAACTCGGGCAACGGAAACAGTGGCAATGGCAACAGCGGTAACGGCCAGAGCGGAAATGGCGATGGCCAGACCAACCCACCCAGCAGTACTCAGCCAGGACAAGACACCCAGAACGGTCAGCAAGGTCAGAACGGTGATGGATACTCACCTGACAGTCAACAAGGCCAGGGCGGTGGCTACAGCACTGGCCAAAGTTTCGACAATGGCCAATACCATGGCCCCGGAGCCTACAAGACCACGAAGTCCCAACCAAGCGGCACCACAAGCTGGGACGGAAACGGTTGGCGAGTCGGGTCCAAGCGATCCGTCATCTCGAAGCGATATCTTGCATGA
- a CDS encoding hypothetical protein (CAZy:GT34) codes for MTLSRSPSPVPGGGWSSPGLSLDSGRLTPANVSGGPVVWESAKMRPHNSSTFSSFSTQNKGFFSRHMRRLSSSLPQFNGQRETWKEKHGRGPTWIRKVPLAGRIRSIYGRMGRRLKMSLLFMLVAILCYTIFYTTPLVYYWRRSFGGGNKFVIILGANVGGGVMEWKGAREWAIERDSVRNKRKYVNRWGYDLEIVDMSTKKKYAHEWRESWEKVDFIRSTLRKYPKAEWVWWLDLNTFVMEPSVSLQDHIFNHLQTEVERDINYFNPRNISHPFTNHYLDEVSRSPVGDGRANSINMIMTQDCAGFNLGSFFMRRSDWTDRLLDVWWDPVTYEQKHMQWEHKEQDALDQLYQTQPWVRKHVGFLHQRKINSFPPGACNPDGGPKDKHIHYEENQRDFLVNMAGCEWGRDCWGEMYYYREFSYWLNRNPWERFKEDLIAVLWFKLTGKKVKL; via the exons ATGACCCTTTCGCGAAGCCCTTCACCTGTTCCCGGTGGTGGCTGGTCAAGTCCAGGCTTGAGCCTTGACAGTGGGAGGTTGACTCCAGCGAACGTGAGCGGTGGCCCTGTTGTATGGGAATCGGCCAAGATGCGTCCTCACAACTCTAGCACATTTTCTTCATTTTCGACTCAAAACAAGGGTTTCTTCAGCAGACACATGCGGCGACTATCGAGCAGTCTCCCGCAGTTTAACGGGCAGCGTGAGACGTGGAAGGAAAAGCATGGACGGGGGCCAACATGGATTCGAAAGGTACCACTCGCCGGTAGAATACGATCGATCTATGGGCGAATGGGCAGGAGACTAAAGATGTCTCTGCTGTTCATGCTGGTAGCGATACTCTGCTATACCATTTTCTACACAACCC CTCTTGTATATTACTGGAGGAGATCTTTCGGCGGCGGCAACAAGTTTGTCATTATCTTGGGCGCAAATGTTGGAGGTGGTGTCATGGAGTGGAAGGGCGCCAGAGAATGGGCTATCGAGCGAGACAGCGTGCGAAACAAGCGAAAGTACGTCAACCGATGGGGCTACGACTTGGAAATTGTGGACATgagcaccaagaagaagtaTGCGCACGAGTGGCGGGAGAGCTGGGAGAAAGTTGACTTTATTCGGTCGACCTTGAGGAAGTATCCCAAGGCTGAATG GGTTTGGTGGCTGGACTTGAACACATTCGTCATGGAGCCCTCAGTATCGCTTCAAGACCACATCTTCAACCACCTGCAGACAGAAGTCGAGCGCGACATCAACTATTTCAACCCTCGCAACATATCGCATCCTTTCACGAATCATTATCTGGACGAGGTCTCGCGAAGCCCTGTTGGGGATGGTAGGGCCAACTCGATCAACATGATCATGACACAGGATTGCGCCGGCTTCAACCTGGGATCCTTCTTCATGCGGCGCAGCGACTGGACGGACAGGCTGCTCGACGTTTGGTGGGATCCTGTCACATATGAGCAGAAGCACATGCAGTGGGAGCACAAAGAGCAAGATGCGCTGGATCAGCTATATCAAACGCAGCCATGGGTGCGCAAGCATGTCGGCTTCCTACATCAGCGCAAGATCAACAGTTTCCCACCCGGAGCTTGCAACCCCGACGGCGGACCTAAGGATAAGCACATCCACTATGAGGAGAACCAGCGCGATTTTCTGGTCAACATGGCAGGGTGCGAATGGGGCCGAGACTGTTGGGGCGAGATGTACTATTACCGTGAGTTCAGTTACTGGCTCAACCGAAACCCATGGGAGCGCTTTAAGGAGGATCTCATTGCGGTCCTCTGGTTCAAGCTCACcggcaagaaggtcaagtTGTGA